Within the Osmerus mordax isolate fOsmMor3 chromosome 21, fOsmMor3.pri, whole genome shotgun sequence genome, the region TGTCATTGGATCTTTTAGCACAGTTAACAGATCTAAATTCACACAAAAATGGTTAATTGAACACAAAAACAGTATTCTGCCATAGCCATCTCAGTCCCCTGATCTATGAGCTGCGCTGACGAGTAGAGTGCACAAGGGAGGACCTAGGACCCTGGATGATCTGGAGAGATTCTGTAAAGAGGAATGCCTCTCAGACTCCTTGCTCTGTATTCTCAAACCTTAATTGATGTTAAGGAGAAGACTTAGTGCGGTTTTATGGTCAAAAGAAGGTTGTACCCTTACATTAAATGTAAGGGTGCCAATAACTGTGGCACACATGGTTTCtcaaaaaagaaaatgattgaTGACAGATTTATTTCTCAAAATGAATTTACTTCAATTGAAGGTTGAATTGTTCTCATTTTTGCCAGTGGTGCCAATAATTCCGAAGGTGACTAGGTGGTATGTAGCCGGTGTAGATCGGTTAAACTCACTCTTCAGGTATCTATACAGGCCACCCGCACCAGCGGGTTGCTGGCTTTtcattggcgtagctggtagtagTCGCACATGAGATGTCGAAGGTGGCGGGTTCGTTCCTGGTTGCGGGCGAAGATCGCCAAGTGTACCTTGGCGTGGCTGTGTCTGTTACATGGATAAGGAAATATGAGTTTTATCTTTTGTTTATTTCATTTCACAAAGATACAATTTGGTTATATCTGGTTAAATGATCTGTGTATTTGATAAACTGGCTAATTTTACTGTTATGTGTGGTACCTTCTGAATTTTCTAGATTTTCTCTGCAGATGAGTAAAGAAGAGACACAagtagttaaaaaaaaaatatttcttgAGGACAGATTTCTTTCCTCAGACTTAAATTAAAAGTTAGACTGttcaaaaacgttcatgacacGTGAAATGAATCTTAAATCTTATAACCCTTTTTACTCATCTTTACCAGGAGTGCTAAGAAGTCCAGAGTTGACTGTATATAATAGTATATGTTGAGTTTTGAACACACAATACACATTACACAGCATGGATTCTAAATTAAATACCTTTAAATTCTTCATAAAAGCTAATCTGATTTTATCACCTCCATTTTGGGTCCTGGAAAGATAACATTTTTGTTTCATTAGGAAGGGctgctaaatgacgaaatgaAATGAAGGGCATGGATATATGTCAGAGCACTTCAGTATAGGGTTGTGATAAAATGTATACTGTAACTTATTCTGTATACAGTACCAATTATCCCACAATCATATTTTTATTGATGGAAAAAACTCAGGACACATGGAAAGATCAACTTGAGCCATGTCTGTCAGGGTGCCAAGAACCAGTGGATGATGTGAAGCCCTGCATCATCCCAGGTGTCAAAAGCCTTTCAGCAACCTTGGAGGATTGTAAAACTGGGATGATGACAGAACTGCAGAGATGCCTCGAACAAGACAAATTCAATGGCATATGTACTGTAAGTCCACACCTAATTAGCATTACCTAGATTTGGATCTTCATACAAACATGTGACTAACCTTGTGGCTGTACATGTGACTACCAGGACTGCACTTGGCCAAAAGATTAGCCATTGAGATGAAGAAGCTAAATTAACATGAATCTGGATGTTAATATAATTATTTAGGGGAAATAATTCTACATTTTGCCCAATTGCCTCTCAAATAAGAATGACCAAAAACTAGTTCAAGTACCCTAGGTAAGACAAAATATCATAAAACAAAAATGACAAGTCTTTTAAGCTGTTTTTTAAATGATGGCAGATCCCTAATAAGTCAACGAGTGATGCTGAAGATGTGGGTAACCCTATGGAGGAGTTACTTGGGGTTCTGGAGGACCTCAGTGAAGCAATGAATGAAAGAGAACACTCCCTCTATCAACATCCAGAACTAATATGCCAGGTACAATAGCTCACTGTACACACAGTTTTTCTATTAGTTTTGCTCATGTACATTTATCAAACCTTTTATAACTTTTCTGCTTTAAATAGTTTTGTGCATTGTGTTTTACCTGCATcacctgtgtgtctccctgtgtgtgccctggataaaatattttttgtacATATGAGAATCAACCCTGTGTATTACAACATCTACAGCcctgtgtattttattttacagtttTGTTTACAGGTGTagttattttaaatgttttatcttCCCTGCTGTAATGTTGCAATTTCCACTAAAAAATTAATAAAGTACCTAGCTATCTACCTTCCTGTTTGTATTGATAAATTAAAGGAAATAtttgacacacaaacagtagtATTTATTAATGATGTGAAAATTGACCTATTAAGGTTCCTTAACTTAAATAGCATTTCTGAAACCTTCCAATGTCCTGTCTCCTCTTCTAGAATTCTACACAGACCCTGCACATCAACCAACTTCTGTCCAGGTGTGCAGAACTTAGTATGGACATTTTGGACGCCGAGACTGATATGgcggttcgttgtgaacctgaTAACTCTGGACTGGAAGGACTTCAGGAACAACAGGAGGAATTGGAGGTTAGAATTGTAACCTCAACAGTTATTGTTAGCTTTTCCCCTCTTCAAATTCTAACATACAGTGTGAATAATCTGCTTTTGAGAAAAGGTTGGTTATTTCAGAATTGTGACAATTGTAAACTGTGTATTTTGTCAAAACCAACTCAATGTCATTGCTCAAGACAAATGGGACTTGAACAAATAAAAAAGACATGACAGATTATAAGTAACATACTTATTTTAAAAAAGCTTCCCAGAGACACAAAAACTGAAACTTTCCAAATCTGAACCCAATTTTAAGTGAGTGTTAATGAAATGTTTAGGTTCAATTGTGTAAGTCAAAGTTATATTTTCTATTTTAGATGGGCTATCGGATTATcaaagaagaggtggaggagatgaataGACTGACCTCCCACGTACAGGCTGTCTTATCTGAGAAAGCAATAGGTACGTGGGAAGATGTCCAGACCACCCTGCAATCTTTGGAGGAGCTTACCAGGACCATGGCAGAGAACCAAAGCCGTCTTCAACAATTTAGTGAACTGCAAGACTTTTTGAGAACCTACCTAGCTATAATGTGAGTAATGCAGAAAGAAGAGTGTCATGAATTCCACGTGAGACCTTGTTAAGCCATTATAGAACAATCTGTGTGCTGGCTAGGTTGGCCAAATGTGTATGTTCTGAAGGTATTTGTGGCATCTGCGTATGGCACCTTCTGCATTTTCATGTGGCTGTTGTATTTCTCTATCTGTTTTGGAGAGTTAAACAGAAAATAACAGGAATTTGAGCCTATAAATAATTAATCAGATCTATTGGAACAAGTGGAACAAATCTACAGAGCCACCAACCAATTGCATGTTTCTGTCTTGATTGTCTCCATTCCAGTTCCTGGACCGATGAAACGTGCACTTGTATATTCTCCGATACTTTGGCAAATAAGAGTAAACTTCATGAGTTGACAAAGTCATCTGAACTAGACCTCAAAATCCAACAGAAGTTTGAAGAGTTTGATGCATTTGCTGGAGCCGGGCAGAAGCTTATAACAGAGGGGCACCACCTGACAAACATTGTGAGTTACTTAAGGGGAAAGATGAAATACCAATATTTGATAATGATCTCCGACATCTTATAAGATCTTATAACTTCACAGAGTGGTCTGAATTCCGACATGCAGTTGGCTACCTTTAGGTCTTGTCTCAGAAATACATGTTAGGCCTACCCAATAGGAAGGAGATGGAAATCATGGCCCAAAATGTTTTTCCTACAGATAAATGAGAAAACTGATGAATTGCAAAGTATGCTGGGGTGGATGATGGCGCACTGGAAGGTGAAGAAAGACCAGTTGAATCAGGAGAAACCTGAAGAACTAATAAAGGATACTTCTCTACCTGGCACATGGATACTATCGACACGTCAGCCCCAGGTAGAGTGTTCAATCTGTACTGATAAAGCAGCAACAGTGGAAATAGATTAGTCCTGTTTTTTATCCTCTTTCAGATTCTGAATATGCTTCTTGGTTGTAATTTGCAGTGTCCTCCTCCTGGGATAGACATCAGTAAACATTCCAAAAGCTTGCTCTCAAAACATAGGCAGGGTGCTGCAAAGATCCACATTGATGGACCCAAAGCGGAACCAGAGAGCAGTCATCAAGGACAAAGTGTCAATGTCTCTAAGTACATTTCTCACCAGGGCTCTGTAGACGTGGTAGCGGTATCACCCAGTCTTGTTCTTGAGGATCCCCATACTGCTATTACACCTCTAGGGGGCAGCATCAACCTCATCCTCAGTTTTGACCAACCAACACCAGTCCCCAGTCAGCCACAGGGTTCTCAAGAGCAGAAAGAGCCATTTGAAACTGTGCACAGGGTCAGTATCCATTTTCCAGCTTAATGCTATTCATATTTTAACATGCATTTGAACACAAACAATGCTGTAGATCATTACAATAGTCCTTGTGACAGACCAACGCTATTGCCCGTCTTGTACTGTTGTTATTTACATGATAGTTTATGTTACGATTAACCTGGTTGGAGAACTGTTCCTAAATGAGTAGGATAACTATTAGAGAAATTAAGTGTCAATATTTTTTTCTAAATAACTCATACTCAGTAAATGTTGAGCCAATGCTGCTGCAGCTGGCTATAAGAACACTTCTAACTCACGGGATATATAGAAAAACTTCACCATATGTTGATATAGTTCACATTTGTATATCATGGTATGCACAGGTACTAAAGTAGTTTTGAATACCAGTATTTATCGAATGGGCCGATAGCATGTTTTTTATTACTTTCATCTGTTGCAGGTGAGCACCTATTTGCAGGTAACAGATGGAAACAAAGTGACAAGTCTAGTGAACAAAGAAGTTAAATCAGAAACAACTGCAGGGACAACccttcagtcagccagccatcaAATTAGCTCAACCACTGCAACATACATACCAAAACTCAGCACTGTTGCACTCCCTTCCATAACCAAGACCAGGTCCAACTCCATTCTTAGCCTGAACGGGGCAatgaagagaaggaaaaaaacaacacacagacacactgtcactGGTGTCGTCGGAATGAACAAGCTGGATTGGACGTTCACTGTGCCTACTGATGCCCCACACAGAGCCAACACCTGGCCCCTTGAGGCAAAGCATGAAGAGCATGCTACCCCTAAAAGTCCAGTCAATACAGAACTTCAGctgtatataaaaaataattcagTTGTCACCATTGCAGATACCAAATCTTCACGGACATCAAACGTTCCTTCTTTCCAAGTGCAATGTGTCAAGCCCTCTAAATTTACAGATGGACATGAAAGGAGCCCATACACCATCGCTCTAGGGTCGATGTTGAGTTTGGACTTGCCTAAGAATTGGGAGCACAAGTCAGACATGAGTTACATAGACAACACAATTCAGAGTGGACACACTGACGTGAAGTTTGATAGTCCCAAGAATCAGCTGTTGAATTCATACAGACTGCCATGTTTAACTAGTGTATCGTCTAAAATCATTGACCTCCAGACTGTCACCCACAGTCTAGAGGAGGAACCAGAGAAGAAGGATGTGGAAAACATCAACTCAGAAACTGTCTCTGTTCAGTGTCTGCTTCCCCTTGCGAAGGATTTACAGTGTGACCACAGCATGAGCATGACAAGTCTTGAGAGTTCTGTTACGCTCAAAGAAATCCCCACCGACTCCACTTGCGTTAAAGAGGAAACTGAGGAGGACCTTGGCGAACAAGAAGTCCGATATGAGTCTCATGAACAATGCACTGAACTCAACCGCTTCCCCATCATTATTTCACATGATCACCCTTGTGAATCACACAATCCCCACAAATGTTTAAGCGTTCATACAAAGATCCGGGACCTGAATGGCCACATATACCGTCCGTTTACAAAGACCCAGTTCACTAGTCAAAGTGACCTTATTGTTCAGGAAGTCATGGGCTTTACTACTGGTTCTGGAGTTTTCAAGAGCCAGGGTGTAAACAGATCTGAGGAGCTCATTGTCTGCACTGAGGAAAACTGTTGCGTGTGTTCTGAACATCTTGTGTCCAGCACCGCCCTGGGAAAGGAAACCTCACCCAGCAGCTCTACGGGAAGAGCATCAGATCCCGTCCATCCAGACCACTGGCAGttcgaggaggaggaagaggaactgCAGGATATCTGGAGTGGCACGGACAGGGAAAGGAGTCCGTACAGCGTTCCACAGATGTGAGGTGCGAGCTTAGAATGGTGTAGTTCAGAGTGAGGGTGCTGTTTTTTCTATTGTTGCATAGAGCAGTGACAAGAATAATCTCAAAGTACACATTGAAAAAAAAGTCATGCATTTTTATTTAAGACATAAAGTAAGTGTGGTGAAAAATGCCCTTTGGCCAACAGaatataaaaaacaacaacgatTTATATTTAAtacttgttaaatatgttttttaaGGTGAGTGCAGTTCAGGATGTACACATATTGTATAATTATGTTGTAGTCATTTAATgagaacatttaaaaaaataaaattttaACATGCATGAATACAAATTTACATGAGGGGACATACGATAAGGGATGCAAACATACGTTAAAAAATACTTTAGTTTCAAGCATACATACAGAATGTAATTGTAATCCTAAATATCATATTACACACCAGATTACTCAATGGTAGTTCAAGACGACACTGAACATGGAGTAAGGCGGAAAACTGGTATCTTTTCTTTTGAGTCACAAGCACCACTggatatgtttacatttacatttacatatttagcagacgctcttatccagagcgacttacagtaagtacagggacattcccccgaggcaagtagggtgaagtgccttgcccaaggacacaacgtcagttggcatgacctggaatcgaactggcaaccttcggattactagcccgattccctcaccgctcagccacctgactcccttatgttgacaattgctttaaattgctttctctctgttgcACTTAATATAATTATTGCATGTACGTTTCTTTCTGATATTCCAACTGATCTGTCTTTTTAATTTACCATTCTATCAGTTTGTGGTGGTCATGAATCTTCTCTTTTTCCCCACCAGGAGACACTCATGCCTGCCTGCTGGAGAAACATGACCTCTGTCCTTGTCCATATTTCAGCCATTCAAATATAAATTTGAATATATACCTACACCGTCTTGGTGAATGGACATTGTGAAAAGGTGGAGAACATTCTCTTTCTCATGCTTACACCATGATAAAGAGCAATTTGTCATCACAGCAGGATTACATTTTATTGACCTATTATAACTTGTTGCAGGCATTTTGTAATTAATAGTTTTTTGTACAGCTGCCATGGTGTAGTTCTATTGCAAAACACAATAGTGCAGTAGGAAGTATTATTGATAGTGTTCAATAGATTTCTGATATAGAGTCATATCAGAAATCTATTGAATGTAATCATATGCCTTTTCCTCTCTTGGAATACTTTTCTGTGGATTCCAATAGCCAATACATGTAGAAATGTAGCAGCACTGACCTTCGCAGTTATTATTTGGCTACTGTCTCTTCGCAACATATCTGTTGACTAGCATTTGTCTGAATAGATGATGAGTCGAGATGACTCATGCTGCCCTGGAACTTTACCCTTGACACATTGAATCATCCATAATACTTGTCTGTAATTTTTATGACTATTCTTCGAACAATCTGTGTATGTAGCACAAAATATCATATCTTTTTTTAAAGTTCTGTATTTGCACTCAAAGAATCAAAAGTTAAAGCTATCTATTATAGTTTGCTGAAGATACATACACTTTTCACAAAAGACACATCTAAAGATATCAGTGCTGTCATTTTCAAGTCAATGCAACCTTGTCTGTTCTTTTAGgatagaaaataaaataaacttgttgaaaaaaacatacaCAATACTAAATCAATCAATATGGTACCGGTTCTTTTCACCCATCCAATATTCTTAGATTTGTTTTACAAACAGGCTACTCCCAAACTTAATGTAAACAGCACCTTTTTGATAATCATAATATCTCTCTTATTGAACACTACTGTTGTATGTGCTGTTGGTCCATGTAATTTCAGACACTGTCCAGTTAGGGACAGTGATGCACCACTTTAAAGTATCCTGATTAGATGACATAACATTAGACATGTTATTTTAAACTTAATTGACAAGAATAAAGTGAGAGTTCACTGATGCATACTTAAtataaatacttaatttatttttattattataaaagATTGATCTACACCGTGTATTTCATTGCTTTAGAAAGAGGGGAGATTGACGTTGAGAATAGCAAGTAACCACCCACTTCACGGTAGGTTTCTTGAAACGAATCAGTAGAGGGAAGAGGCGGGCCTTTAACCGGTGCTGCCAGCGCAACTCCACAGAAAGGGCTGAAAGAGAGCGACTGATACGTCGGCTGGAATACAGCGCTTGgtttatttgtttattaaaGTAGTCACTGATACTCAGTAGTCAGTTCTTTCTGCTGTGCAATGTCGTTCTTGAAGTAAATCGCTTTGGATGCTATGAGATTGGAGGTGGATCCGTTTGGAGGTATGACATCTTAACTTATCGGTTTGTTTAAGAAGTTGCCTGGCGTAGGGAAAACTTGCAGAGTATCTCTTTGTTTGACAAAACGTAGAGCGAGTTAAATTGCGTGTTGTGTCTTGGCATCAATATCTATCTTCAGCAATGATTTCCGTGTCTAGCCGCAAAAAAGATCATTGAGAAATCGAATCTACAACGGAGCTGTAACTTTTACAGCCAATTGGTGAGCAATAAGACTATATAGGACTATGTAAATTCGTATTTGATTTTATGGATGTCTGGATCATGAACAGAACGAAATGTTCTTAAATGCAAAGTTGTATTGATTAATATCTCGATTTGAATTATGCAGCAGTAAATTGGTTTGAGTTACAGGTTTGATACAAATCAACGGTAAATCCTGGTTGCCCTATTTTATACTAGTAAACAATGAGATGCCAAAAagaaatggtaggctacataaaCCTATGATTATACATTTCCTTTTGAATTAGTTGCCAATTAAATAATGCTAGAAAGCACTGCGCAGCGATTTCATATTGCAATAGCCTAAGCCATGGAAGCGAAACTGATAGAAAGTGGTTTGGTGTCTTTACCTCATGTTTGAAACATTGACAGTCCAGCTGTTACCTTCATCAGCCTGCTTGGGTTCCTTTCTAATTCGTGGTTATTTGTGCAATAGAAAACAGTACTTTTGATTCCAGACTGTTGGAGGAGCGGATACTAAGTGAATGCTTGGATCTTGCTGTTTTTTTAAAGATGTCAATCAGAATGAAGATATTCAATGTGGTTTATAAGCAATGGGAGATTGAATTTGACAGAACAGCTTTGAAATATCTATTTTCCCTACAATAGACCAAGTAGTGAAGGCAGCAAATGAGATGCCTGATTTTGAAACTGAATTTCTCTCATGCTTAATCTAGACACATACATGTAGTTATccttcatgttttgtttttactgaaTCAGAGTTATGAAACAGAATTTGATTTGTAATAAAGTACTGCATTTCAATCATAACATTTAAATTGCCTATCGACGAATAAAAGATGTACTGGGATTCTTAAACTCTTAAAATCCCCCCACTCGCTCAATTTGACTGAATTTCTCAAAACGTTTGGTCCATACCCTTCTCACATGGCTAAAATCAATAGCCTTTGTTGTGCCAAGCTCCCAAAACAAGCTTAAGGGTGATTTGCTCAGGAAGATTAGATTATTTTATCTGAGTTAGCAAAAGTGCCTGTCAGCACTCAGCCCTTCTCAATAGCACCCTTTAGGAGCTTTCAACGTTCCTTGTGAAGGAAAGCTAATTATAAGGAAGGGCCTTTTGTTTCAACTCCATTTTTAATCCCGGAATGCTGGACAGCTGAGACAAGCCATGCTGTCTGTAGATGTGATGGGAAAGAAGGCGAGAGTATTTTGCAACCGCATTAGGCTTTCTCAGAGCAGTCCACGGATCGACCGCGAGCCGGTGCCCAGTGGAGTCAGGCTTAATCCACTTATTCATATCTATATTCTCTCCTACCCCACCCATGACTGTTTAAGACAAATGTGTACTTACGGTAGGCTTAGTCGTTTGGGATGTTATGTTAGCCGGATCTGTCGTTTGCAGGTCAGGTTTCACTTCCTATCCTTCATATTCCATCCCCCTCGTAAGCATCTCCGGACTCCCAGGGGACATTAAGCAGACGCTGCGTGGTTCACTGCGAGTATCttgcatggcaggggggagataCAATCTTCATGATCCAAGATAACGGAAAGGAAATGCTTCCTGATGTGCCTCCACGTTCCTATGAAACAAGGTCACTAGCAGAGAGGGAACCTCTGATTGAATGTCAACAGGCCTTATGCTGTAGACTAAATACGATCTTATGTTCTACACATGGCCACTTTTAAGATGACGACACAGCGTGAGATGTTTGACACTGCAAATATTCCTAGTCCACGTTTAAGTCTTCTTAGAGAGGCCAAGTACAATCTTTTCAACCAGGGAGAATCCGGAGCTTTTGCGGGTCACCATGTAAACAAGTGTTACGCTAAGGGAAAGACCCAAAGGGACTGAGTTACTATCTACTTTAATTTGTAAAAATATTACCCCTGAAATGTCCTGCATCAGTCAGAATTAACCCAGTACTGAATAGTGTGCTTAATAAGTCTGTGATTAACATGGAGCTAAGGCGAGCAAAAACAATGAGGTAAGACATTATGGAGAGCCCTGTCATCTTTGACTTTGCATTACATACATGGCATTCTATATAATACACTCTCCAACGAATAGTGCATATGACCATTGACTGGTCACTTGTGGTCACTGTGGCATTTATTGTGACTGAAAAGGCTGTTTTCATCTAAACAGCTCTTTTTGGCTCTTTTTCAAATAAATTGGTCAAACAGATTCTGGATTTGGTATCTGGTATGCTAAAGGAAATTAAGACATAGACTGGCTCTAGCTTGGTTGATGCTTGTCACCCAGAGCGTCTTAGCTGGAAACCCCATGGGGGTGTAGCAAGAGACAGCAACCTTTCCACACTCGTCACTTTCACACTTGTCACTTCTCCTTTTTCCTACCACCAAGGCAGGAGATGATGGCTCTCCCGTACTCCACACACTGTGAAGGGTTGGGTTGCAGGTCGATGTCAAGATGGCTCCTTCACTCAGACCTTAAAGAGGTGCTTCTAGCTCtagggtatggggggggggggggggggggggggggggaattgctCTCACTTGCGCTCTGCTGACCGTGGTGACATTTACCCGAATCACCTGGTCTTAGCGCCCATCTTCATTCAACCAGCTCgcttgtctatctgtctgccagCCAGACTTCTAGGCTGTCATGGGGTCTAGCCCTTAAAGGGAGAAAACTGGATTAACAGGTTTAGTACTGCGAATGGAATTACACGCttcgtttgtttgtgtgtttaatctATTATTAGTTATAATCACTGTAACAACTACAGGCCTGTTTGGGACATTTTTTAGCAAGCTTTAGCAAAAAAGTACTTTAGTTGTTGTCAGTGTACTGACAATCAAGGCTATGAGGATGTACATTTGGTAGATTGATTAGTTTTAAGTGGTGGGAGATAAACCACTTATCTATGTAACCTGCTGAACTTTAGGTGAACCTTCTGGATAGAAGCTGTGAGAGTGAATGTGCCACTGTTGTTTTTACTTTGACCTTCTAAATTTAATGTCTGGTATAAGGGTCTTCAGAAATATCACTTGGATGTCATTTCCATCATACCATGATTcattttcctctcttccctttatGAATATTGTGCTGCCATTTCCTGCAATGTTCTCCATGTCACTCCTTACCCAGCACTACAGACTCCTAAGGGAGAGGATCTAGCTGCTGGCAAGGTCTTCCTGAACTATGCTGCCATCTGCCCCGACACCTGACACCATTGCCCACACTTCCATCCAAATGGTGTTCTCCATAAAGACATGTTGGTTCCTATTAATGACTGTTTAAAATGACGACCATGCTGGAGTTTTTTGACTAGTTTTTATTTCTACATTCTAAATGATCATGCAGTACATTACTTGCATTCCTTCTTTTCTAGGCTGAAAATAATCTTGGTTGACATACTCTTAAATATTTCACAAAGCAAAACTATGAATGTAGACCGTTGGAGTACACTCGGCCTCTCCTGTGGTTTGGCTCAGCCTTGGCTCCTACCCCCTCCCCATGCACTGCAATGTGGATGCATCGCAAATTAAATTCAACAAATGGCTGCTATATGCATTTTTTTCAGACATAAATATAATTGGGTTCAGGGCTGTTAGAATGGATGTCCTGGCTCAAATGTTCATAGATTCAAATAGATAAATCTATTTGAATATCCAAAGCATTTGATTTAAGAAGAGTACATTCTTCAATGTCCTAAGTCAGTTTTGAAATTTGAGTAAATACAGAGAAGTATCACTTCAAAATTACACCCTTCGGTATTTGAACACTCCTTTGATCAAATGAAAAGGATAGGCAGATCCTTTGTGAGGAATCTCTAAATTGTTGCTCGCTTTTGAACCTGACATAAATCTAACCACAACGAGAAGTGCTTCAAC harbors:
- the LOC136965609 gene encoding uncharacterized protein, producing MEELLGVLEDLSEAMNEREHSLYQHPELICQNSTQTLHINQLLSRCAELSMDILDAETDMAVRCEPDNSGLEGLQEQQEELEMGYRIIKEEVEEMNRLTSHVQAVLSEKAIGTWEDVQTTLQSLEELTRTMAENQSRLQQFSELQDFLRTYLAIISWTDETCTCIFSDTLANKSKLHELTKSSELDLKIQQKFEEFDAFAGAGQKLITEGHHLTNIINEKTDELQSMLGWMMAHWKVKKDQLNQEKPEELIKDTSLPGTWILSTRQPQCPPPGIDISKHSKSLLSKHRQGAAKIHIDGPKAEPESSHQGQSVNVSKYISHQGSVDVVAVSPSLVLEDPHTAITPLGGSINLILSFDQPTPVPSQPQGSQEQKEPFETVHRVSTYLQVTDGNKVTSLVNKEVKSETTAGTTLQSASHQISSTTATYIPKLSTVALPSITKTRSNSILSLNGAMKRRKKTTHRHTVTGVVGMNKLDWTFTVPTDAPHRANTWPLEAKHEEHATPKSPVNTELQLYIKNNSVVTIADTKSSRTSNVPSFQVQCVKPSKFTDGHERSPYTIALGSMLSLDLPKNWEHKSDMSYIDNTIQSGHTDVKFDSPKNQLLNSYRLPCLTSVSSKIIDLQTVTHSLEEEPEKKDVENINSETVSHEHDKS